One Ananas comosus cultivar F153 linkage group 1, ASM154086v1, whole genome shotgun sequence DNA window includes the following coding sequences:
- the LOC109714472 gene encoding F-box/FBD/LRR-repeat protein At1g13570-like: MEFSHRMLPVLRLPPQQRKRRRSTASEKVLADQQDKISELPDHILISILERMDLRSAVETSLLSRRWRHLWNSLTNIELHANTMLSENQISHVHRCMTRDYASHGTKFMEGMKVAATRQKQMGLFKKFARGLLRPKSNIRRLSFHFYMQRQYRKIIDFWLDRAIKRGVQELELFPYVSRREKGYRFPWRLFSKGRGSSLTKLELGYCRLGDVCYFRRFASVSVLSFKMMAVSREVVEDIIANCRNLKSLHLVKCHYISYLRICSQDTRLKDLAVHRCPFLGKIELSAPKLERLQYSGNYVPLLLSSVPCLEHVWLDYDDDDDGTDYVLKRLSIEFPHARDLALRLCSPKHLTTPVLPKLFSGLKNLTVNILTGDTDDLLWLAMLLEAAPLLETFETDVKLSAKCRNNEATISWKPSDTQHSHLKEVKLHRFKGRPYEIAFLSFLLAKAVELRFMMITRGSISPQVGWSWKHAESSECWTEAEKSILLKQLTQGISSKVHFVFF; encoded by the exons ATGGAATTCTCTCATCGAATGTTGCCTGTTTTACGTCTTCCTCCGCAGCAGCGAAAGAGGCGACGCAGCACCGCAAGTGAAAAG GTGCTAGCTGATCAACAAGATAAAATTAGCGAGTTGCCAGATCATATTCTGATCTCCATCCTCGAACGGATGGATCTGAGGTCGGCGGTGGAGACGAGTTTGTTGTCGAGGCGGTGGAGGCACCTCTGGAACTCCCTTACGAACATCGAGCTCCATGCAAACACTATGCTCTCCGAGAACCAAATTTCCCACGTGCACAGATGTATGACACGCGACTATGCGTCGCACGGTACAAAATTTATGGAGGGAATGAAAGTGGCAGCAACAAGGCAAAAACAAATGGGTCTCTTTAAGAAATTTGCCAGAGGCCTCTTAAGGCCAAAATCAAACATCAGGAGGCTAAGTTTCCACTTCTACATGCAGAGGCAGTACAGAAAAATCATCGATTTTTGGTTAGATAGGGCAATCAAGAGAGGCGTTCAGGAACTGGAACTCTTTCCTTACGTAAGCAGGCGCGAGAAAGGCTACCGCTTCCCATGGCGGTTATTCTCAAAAGGCAGGGGATCGTCGCTGACCAAATTGGAGCTCGGTTATTGCAGATTGGGCGACGTCTGTTATTTTAGACGCTTTGCTTCTGTATCAGTGCTCTCTTTCAAAATGATGGCCGTATCGCGAGAAGTCGTGGAAGATATTATTGCGAATTGTCGGAACCTAAAGAGCCTGCACCTTGTGAAATGCCATTACATCTCGTACTTACGTATATGCTCTCAAGATACGCGGCTCAAGGATTTGGCGGTACACCGCTGTCCTTTTCTCGGAAAAATAGAACTCAGCGCTCCCAAGTTGGAAAGGTTGCAGTATTCTGGAAATTACGTGCCGTTGTTGTTATCGTCTGTTCCTTGCCTTGAGCACGTTTGGTTAGATTacgacgacgatgatgacgGCACGGACTATGTGTTAAAACGGCTCTCGATTGAGTTCCCACATGCTAGGGATCTGGCTCTGCGTCTTTGTAGTCCCAAA CATCTGACAACACCAGTCCTACCCAAACTCTTTAGCGGCCTCAAGAATCTGACAGTGAATATCCTGACGGGAGATACGGATGACCTTCTCTGGTTGGCTATGCTATTGGAGGCTGCACCATTGTTGGAGACATTCGAAACAGAC GTTAAGCTCAGTGCGAAATGCAGGAATAATGAAGCAACAATATCATGGAAGCCTTCTGATACGCAGCATTCTCATTTGAAGGAAGTCAAGCTGCACAGATTCAAAGGGAGGCCCTACGAGATAGCGTTTCTTAGTTTTTTGTTAGCGAAAGCCGTAGAGCTCAGGTTTATGATGATTACTCGTGGTTCCATATCCCCACAGGTTGGTTGGTCTTGGAAACATGCCGAGTCTTCCGAATGTTGGACCGAAGCAGAGAAGTCAATTCTTTTGAAGCAGCTTACTCAAGGGATCTCTTCCAAGGttcactttgttttcttttga
- the LOC109709242 gene encoding cyclin-A2-1-like, with protein sequence MKKENPVIPGYHLAVGRITRARAAANHANGASLQLVPPLRKPDRKQTQQGGSKRAASDENSQAALLTVATKNKKRAVLNDVTNVCCENSYRRCIPVAKAQSKASQQVKVVGTSKGKCSKKDFKLAAPITSGSTLVCDVTSSKNIEGVQEVAALESKEPVTLVKVEENFTESGRDLECVKDGQSIHYTDYVKETNFRDELQLANDSKEGDSAIMGIVDIDNDKANPQMCSLYASEIYTNLCAAELVRRPCSNFMEALQRDITQSMRSILIDWLVEVSEEYKLVPDTLYLTVYIIDRFLSQNYIERQRLQLLGITCMLIASKYEEICAPRVEEFCFITDNTYSKAEVLKMETQVLRYLGYHLSVPTIKTFLRRFLRAAQASYKASSLSLGYLANYLAELTLIEYSFLKFLPSAVAASAIFLARWTLDQSDHPWNRTLEHYTSYRNMDLKATVLALHELQLNSKNCPLNSIREKYRQQKFESVATLTSPKLLPSLFC encoded by the exons ATGAAGAAGGAGAATCCAGTGATCCCTGGCTATCATCTGGCTGTTGGACGAATTACCCGAGCTCGAGCTGCTGCCAACCATGCAAATGGTGCTTCTCTTCAGTTGGTACCACCACTTCGTAAGCCAGATCGAAAGCAGACACAGCAAGGAGGTTCAAAGAGGGCAGCTTCAGATGAGAATAGTCAGGCTGCTTTGCTCACTGTAGCTACTAAGAATAAAAAGCGGGCAGTGCTCAATGATGTTACTAATGTCTGCTGTGAGAATTCATATAGACGCTGCATTCCCGTGGCAAAAGCTCAG TCCAAGGCCTCCCAACAAGTTAAAGTAGTAGGTACTAGCAAAGGAAAATGTTCCAAGAAGGATTTTAAGTTAGCTGCCCCTATCACTTCTGGAAGCACATTGGTTTGTGATGTCACAAGTAGTAAGAACATTGAGGGAGTTCAGGAAGTAGCAGCGTTGGAGTCAAAGGAACCTGTTACCTTAGTGAAAGTGGAAGAAAACTTCACTGAAAGTGGAAGGGACCTGGAGTGCGTCAAGGACGGGCAGAGCATACATTACACAGATTACGTCAAAGAAACTAACTTCAGAGATGAGCTCCAACTTGCAAATGATTCAAAGGAAG GGGATTCAGCTATCATGGGCATTGTAGATATTGATAATGACAAAGCCAATCCTCAAATGTGCAGCCTTTATGCATCGGAGATATATACAAATCTGTGTGCTGCAGAG CTTGTTAGAAGACCCTGCTCCAATTTTATGGAAGCATTGCAGCGAGATATCACCCAGAGCATGCGGAGTATTCTAATTGATTGGCTTGTGGAG GTTTCGGAGGAATATAAACTTGTTCCAGATACACTCTATCTTACAGTTTACATCATTGACCGGTTTCTCTCTCAAAATTATATCGAAAGGCAGAGGTTGCAGCTTCTTGGCATTACTTGCATGCTAATTGCCTC AAAATATGAAGAGATCTGTGCTCCTCGTGTGGAAGAGTTTTGCTTTATCACTGACAATACATATAGTAAAGCTGAG GTGCTGAAGATGGAGACTCAGGTGCTCAGATATCTAGGTTATCATCTTTCAGTACCCACCATAAAAACATTTCTCAG GAGATTTCTTCGAGCAGCACAAGCTTCGTACAAG GCGTCTTCTCTATCTTTGGGATACTTGGCAAACTATCTAGCAGAGCTGACTCTGATTGAATATAGTTTCCTCAAGTTTCTTCCTTCAGCAGTTGCAGCATCTGCCATCTTTCTTGCTCGGTGGACGCTGGATCAATCCGACCATCCATGG AATCGAACACTGGAGCATTATACCTCTTACAGGAATATGGATCTTAAAGCGACAGTTCTTGCTTTGCATGAGTTGCAGCTGAACTCCAAAAACTGCCCCCTCAATTCTATACGCGAGAAATATAGGCAACAAAAG TTCGAGTCTGTGGCAACATTAACATCTCCGAAGCTGCTACCATCTCTCTTCTGCTAA
- the LOC109711475 gene encoding LOW QUALITY PROTEIN: 3-ketoacyl-CoA synthase 11-like (The sequence of the model RefSeq protein was modified relative to this genomic sequence to represent the inferred CDS: inserted 1 base in 1 codon): protein MSEKRPTSSENGTDETPRNKLPTNFAQSVKLKYVKLGYHYLISNAMYLLLVPLVAASSSRVAGLGADDLGRIWGQLQLNLAAVVGCSALMVVLTTVYFMTRPRAVYLLEFACYKPAEARKVTREIFMERSALAGTFTEENLAFQKKILERSGLGQSTYFPEAVLNVPPNPCMAEARKEAEMVMFGAVDQLLAKTGVKAKDIGVLVVNCXNPTPSLSAMVVNHYKLRGNVVSYNLGGMGCSAGLISIDLAKQLLQVHRNTYALVVSMENITLNWYFGNNRSMLVSNCLFRMGGAAILLTNRRSDRCRSKYQLVHTVRTHRGADDRSYGCVFQEEDNTGRIGVALSKDLMAVAGEALKTNITTLGPLVLPLSEQLLFLVTLVAKKVFKMNKVKPYIPDFKMAFEHFCIHAGGRAVLDELEKNLELSEWHMEPSRMTLYRWGNTSSSSLWYELAYTEAKGRIRRGHRTWQIAFGSGFKCNSAVWKALRTIDPAKLKGCNPWIDEIDQFPVHVPKVETIATAATTTAAS from the exons ATGTCGGAAAAGAGACCGACTTCCTCCGAGAACGGCACCGACGAAACGCCGCGCAATAAGCTTCCGACGAATTTCGCGCAGTCGGTGAAGCTGAAGTACGTGAAGCTCGGGTACCACTACCTGATCTCCAACGCCATGTACCTCCTCCTCGTCCCCCTCGTGGCGGCGTCCTCGTCCCGCGTCGCCGGCCTCGGCGCCGACGACCTGGGCCGGATCTGGGGGCAGCTGCAGCTCAACCTCGCGGCGGTGGTGGGCTGCTCGGCGCTGATGGTGGTGCTGACGACCGTCTACTTCATGACGCGGCCGCGGGCCGTGTACCTGCTGGAGTTCGCGTGCTACAAGCCGGCGGAGGCGCGGAAGGTGACGCGGGAGATCTTCATGGAGCGGTCGGCGTTGGCGGGGACGTTCACGGAGGAGAATTTGGCTTTCCAGAAGAAGATACTGGAGCGGTCGGGGCTGGGGCAGTCGACGTACTTCCCGGAGGCGGTGCTGAACGTGCCGCCGAACCCCTGCAtggcggaggcgaggaaggaGGCGGAGATGGTGATGTTCGGGGCCGTAGACCAGCTGCTCGCGAAGACGGGGGTGAAGGCGAAGGACATCGGCGTCCTCGTCGTGAACT TTAACCCGACGCCGTCGCTCTCCGCAATGGTGGTGAATCACTACAAGCTGAGGGGGAACGTAGTCAGCTACAACCTGGGGGGCATGGGGTGCAGTGCTGGCCTCATCTCCATCGACCTCGCCAAGCAACTCCTCCAG GTGCACAGGAACACGTACGCGTTGGTGGTGAGCATGGAGAACATAACGCTCAACTGGTACTTCGGCAACAACCGCTCGATGCTGGTGTCCAACTGCCTCTTCCGCATGGGCGGCGCCGCCATCCTCCTCACCAACCGCCGCTCCGACCGCTGCCGCTCCAAGTACCAGCTCGTCCACACCGTGCGCACTCACCGCGGCGCAGACGACCGCTCCTACGGCTGCGTGTTCCAGGAGGAGGACAACACGGGCCGCATCGGCGTCGCCCTCTCCAAGGACCTCATGGCCGTCGCGGGAGAGGCTCTGAAGACCAACATCACCACCCTCGGACCCCTCGTCCTCCCCCTCTCCGAGCAGCTCCTCTTCCTCGTCACCCTCGTCGCCAAAAAAGTCTTCAAGATGAACAAG GTGAAGCCgtacataccggattttaagaTGGCGTTCGAGCATTTCTGCATCCACGCCGGCGGGAGGGCGGTGCTGGACGAGCTGGAGAAGAACCTGGAGCTGAGCGAGTGGCACATGGAGCCATCCCGCATGACCCTCTACCGCTGGGGCAACACCTCCAGCAGCTCCCTCTGGTACGAGCTCGCCTACACCGAGGCCAAGGGCCGCATCCGCCGCGGCCACCGCACCTGGCAGATCGCCTTCGGCTCCGGCTTCAAGTGCAACAGCGCCGTCTGGAAGGCCCTGCGCACAATCGACCCCGCCAAGCTCAAGGGCTGCAACCCTTGGATCGACGAGATCGACCAGTTCCCTGTCCACGTCCCCAAGGTCGAGACCatcgccaccgccgccaccacTACCGCGGCCTCATGA